The Cloeon dipterum chromosome 3, ieCloDipt1.1, whole genome shotgun sequence genome includes a region encoding these proteins:
- the Pfrx gene encoding 6-phosphofructo-2-kinase/fructose-2,6-bisphosphatase isoform X6 — MDPHNQWLRRISNVGHGERANYVNSPHVIAMVGLPARGKTYISKKLSRYLNWIGINTKVFNLGEYRRHATSAYKSHEFFRPDNKEAMAIRTQCALDALNDVCSWLENGGEVAVFDATNSTKDRRRLIHNIVVEKMGFKLFFVESVCDDPTLIEQNIMEVKVSSPDYTNMNAETVLNDFLLRIEHYKEKYEPLDETLEAGLSFMKIYNTGEKVVVHKHEGHIQSRIVYYLMNIHIVPRTIYLTRHGESEQNLEGRIGGDSDLSARGRQYGNALSQFIISQNIPHLRVWTSWLKRTIQTVSGIPAPQERWKALNEIDAGICEEMTYEEISSKYPDDFAARDQNKFTYRYPRGESYEDLVARLEPVIMELERQGNVLVVSHQAVIRCLLAYFTDKSSELDLTNGNWDSNGFVDDDDNSRSIDELPYLEVPLHTVIKLTPVAYGCRMELLKLPIEAVDTHRPKPEIPGTLDEKFKVKSAA; from the exons ATGGACCCCCACAACCAGTGGCTTCGCCGAATCAGCAATGTTGGCCACG GAGAGCGTGCGAATTATGTGAACAGCCCACACGTGATTGCCATGGTTGGACTTCCAGCCAGGGGCAAAACGTACATCTCCAAGAAGCTGTCGAGATACCTTAACTGGATCGGAATCAACACGAAAG TGTTCAACCTGGGTGAATACCGTCGGCACGCCACAAGCGCTTACAAAAGCCATGAATTCTTCCGACCGGACAATAAAGAGGCGATGGCCATCAGGACTCAGTGCGCCCTAGATGCCCTCAATGACGTTTGCTCTTGGCTTGAAAATGGTGGAGAAGTGGCC GTTTTTGACGCTACCAATTCAACCAAGGACAGGCGTCGATTGATCCACAACATTGTTGTTGAGAAGATgggatttaaattgttctttgtTGAATCAGTTTGTGATGACCCAACTCTGATCGAGCAGAATATCATG GAAGTAAAGGTGAGCAGTCCTGACTACACAAACATGAACGCAGAGACGGTACTCAATGACTTTCTGCTGCGTATTGAGCACTACAAGGAGAAGTATGAACCATTGGACGAAACCCTGGAGGCAGGATTGAGTTTTATGAAAATCTACAACACCG GAGAAAAAGTGGTCGTCCACAAACACGAGGGCCACATCCAAAGCAGGATAGTCTACTACTTGATGAACATTCACATAGTCCCAAGGACCATTTACCTCACCAGG CAtggagagagcgagcaaaaCCTGGAAGGCCGCATTGGGGGCGACTCGGACTTGTCGGCGAGAGGCAGGCAGTATGGCAACGCTCTTTCCCAGTTCATCATATCACAAAACATTCCGCACCTGCGCGTCTGGACTTCGTGGTTGAAGAGGACTATCCAGACAGTCTCAGGAATTCCAGCCCCTCAGGAGAGATGGAAGGCTTTGAACGAAATTGATGCT gGCATCTGCGAAGAAATGACCTATGAGGAGATTTCCTCCAAGTACCCTGATGACTTTGCTGCGCGAGACCAAAACAAGTTCACGTACCGCTACCCGCGGGGCGAGAGCTACGAGGACCTGGTTGCGCGACTGGAGCCCGTCATCATGGAGCTGGAGAGGCAGGGCAACGTGTTAGTGGTGAGCCACCAGGCAGTGATCAGATGCTTGCTGGCTTACTTCACTGACAAGTCGTCAG AACTCGACCTCACGAATGGAAATTGGGACTCGAATGGCTTCGTGGATGATGATGACAATTCAAGAAGCATTG ATGAGCTGCCATACCTGGAAGTGCCGCTGCACACAGTGATTAAGCTGACGCCAGTCGCCTACGGTTGCCGGATGGAACTGCTCAAGTTGCCAATTGAAGCAGTCGACACGCACAGACCAAAGCCCGAG ATACCAGGCACAttagatgaaaaattcaaggtGAAAAGTGCAGCTTAG